The following coding sequences are from one Gossypium hirsutum isolate 1008001.06 chromosome A12, Gossypium_hirsutum_v2.1, whole genome shotgun sequence window:
- the LOC107925819 gene encoding zinc finger protein AZF1, whose protein sequence is MALETLNSPTSAPPLLHHDDTVDYHCVEPWTRRKRTKRPRTENPPTEEEYLALCLLMLAKGTTRNNPSGSAAAKNSLNHNYKCEVCNKSFPTYQSLGGHKSSHRKFVGADEDSTTTAAAEDKFTASTTATNSHAMISNQGGKTHTCSICYKTFSSGQALGGHKRCHYEAGSNNNNSGNDGVKSWSQSQRDFDLNLPAGPDETSMDVLRQDKFCRNDEEVESPFTDA, encoded by the coding sequence ATGGCTCTTGAAACGTTGAATTCTCCAACTTCAGCCCCTCCACTGCTCCACCATGATGATACAGTTGACTACCACTGTGTTGAGCCATGGACAAGGaggaaaagaacaaaaagacCCAGAACTGAAAACCCGCCAACGGAAGAAGAATACTTAGCTCTTTGCCTTCTCATGCTGGCTAAGGGAACCACCAGGAACAACCCCTCAGGCTCAGCTGCCGCCAAAAACTCCCTCAATCATAACTACAAGTGTGAAGTTTGTAACAAATCGTTTCCAACTTATCAATCTTTAGGGGGACACAAGTCCAGTCACAGGAAATTTGTTGGAGCTGATGAAGACTCCACAACCACCGCTGCTGCTGAAGATAAATTCACCGCATCCACGACGGCTACAAATTCACATGCCATGATCAGCAACCAAGGTGGCAAGACACACACGTGTTCCATCTGTTACAAGACGTTTTCTTCAGGACAAGCCTTGGGAGGACATAAAAGATGCCACTACGAAGCTGGCAGCAACAATAATAACAGCGGTAACGATGGTGTTAAATCCTGGAGCCAGAGTCAACGTGACTTCGACTTGAATTTACCTGCTGGACCAGATGAAACAAGTATGGACGTTCTTAGACAAGATAAATTTTGCCGCAACGATGAAGAGGTCGAGAGTCCGTTTACCGACGCTTAA